The Fusarium oxysporum f. sp. lycopersici 4287 chromosome 1, whole genome shotgun sequence DNA segment TTGTATTCGATGTGCTTCTCATACAGAGTGCGACACCGCACGAACTCGAATAGTTTGCGTTCAAGGTCAACGTAACCGTTAAAGATTTTGTCCTTTGGGCACATGCCAATCGCGCGTCCAAGGAGTTTTCGCGCTGCGGTAAGTTCACCCTGTCTGATCTCGAAATGCGCCGCCATGAGCCAGATTTTGGCAAACGTGAACCTCTTGTGTGGGATCAGACCCAAGCAGGTGTCGTAAATCTGCCGTGTCCGCTCAACATCCTGtccctccatctcttcccaTATGGCGTAGAAGATCCAGAGATAGATGTATCGCCTCCAGTGCCGCTTCTCCAGTGTTGGTGGAACCTGAGCAACAGCCCTCTCGTATATATCTCGAATTCTGTCAGAGTCCTGTGAAGTCTCTTCGAGCTTTGCGTAGTCGAACCAGGCGTCGTAGTTCTTCGGGTTCTCTTTGATAAGCTCCTCGTAATATACTCTCCTCTTGGACAGCACAACATCTTCCACTCCGTCCTTATCGCCAAATTGTTTCTCGAATGTTGTGTATGCCTTGTGTAAAATCATTGACCTCGATCTTGGTAGTCGGTCCAGGGCATACTTGTATATCGCACGAGCGCGCTCATACTCTTTTAGCTTAGCTTCGAAACGAGCATAGGCGATAAACAATTTCTCATCGACGAAGTCATCTCCCAATGCCTCCACGGCCTCCCCAAAGACTTCCCGCACTTGGTCGCTAGTACCGAACTCCTCCTCAAACTTGGCCCACTTGATCCAATTCCGGGGTTCAGGGTGAATCATGGTAAAGGTCCGAAAGATTTCTCTTGCTCGCTCGAATTCGCCGTACCGTTTCTCAAGCTTTATGTACGAGCTCCATGCTGCCTCGTCTGGCTGCCATTGCATCCATCGATCAAATACTTGCCGCGTTCCAGGAATATTGCCCAGCATCTCCTCCATGTAGACATATTTGTACCAGAGCTTGTCAACGCGCGGTAAGCGAGCGACGGCACGATCCAGGAGGTTTCGCGCGTGGTTGATGTTCCTCGCCTTCATCTCCGACTCGATATACCGAATCCATAGCTGAACATTGTTGGGATGTGCGTCGAGTGCGCGCTCAAAGACGGACCGGGCGCGGGCAAATTCCTTCTGCTCCAACTCCCACTGAGCATATCGCAACCagttgttgaggttgagtcgATTGCGTCGCACATAGTCCTCGaactcttttctcttccgtCCTTGAAACTCGTGAAGTTCTTCCAAATCAGCAAATCGTTGAGTGGGGGCCTGCACTCCAACTTCTTGACGGTCGACAGCTTCTCTTAAAAGCTGTTCGGCACTGATTTGAACAGGCGCGGCGGCCTTGTTCTTCACCCTCGGTGGCCCTCTGGACGACTCCATCGTACGATCGCCAACTTTCGAGGGCtcaagttgatgatggcgattATTTTTGGTGTGAAGCAAAATTTAGATGAAAAGGAGAGTCAAGGTGATGAAATAGAGTTGAAAGTCAACAGCGACGCGACAGAGCAAGGCGCAAAAGTGTGTGGGCGGCCAACCAATTATAATTCAATGTGACAGAGAGTCCCACTTTATTTATGTGGCGCTCAGTAGCCTCGCAGCCTAGAAGCGGAAGTATTTATAGTCAAGACAAATTACCTACTCCACAAACTATTTCGCGACAATCACCTTTACTCATTCATACCATCCTTCCTATACACGACGCCACTATGTCGACTGTCGCAGACGACCTCCTCAACGATTTTGGAAGCTCAGGCGATGAGGCCGAAGAAGAGCTGAATGATGGCCTCATCAAGGACGAAGAGGCAACCGGCAACCGTGACGCCATGGAGCTGGATGGCGACGCTGAGACGAGGGACGACGAAGATTCGGATGATGGATTGAACGACAGGGAAGACTCCGAAGCAACAAAAGTAAAGGTCGAGAAGATGCAGCTTGGAGGAGTAAAGGATGTGAGAAGCGTTGCCAGCCTTATGCAAACGCTTGAACCAATTCTCGAGGTTAGTACTGCCCCCTTCAAACCGAGCCGCATCAACGGTCGCATCTTGATGGACGATTCGTTTACATCAGTTCTTTTGACGGATAGCCCTGACGTATTGCCTCGGACGCTACAGAGAATCGCACATTACCGATCGCAAGCCGCGACGCAGACTACCAACGTCGGAAACATCGAAGATCATCCCGAGTATCATCTTCTGACGCAGTCCAACAGTCTTTCAACCCAGATCGATGGCGAGGTTGTACTCGTTCATAAGTTCATTCGCGACCACTACTCGACAAGGTTTCCTGAGCTCGAGCGACTTGTCACGACGCCGCTCGAATATGCCAAGGTCGTTGCCATCATCGGAAATGGCCCGTTGGATTCGGAGAGTATCAAGGCCCTGCAGACTTCGACTGACAACCCGCTTGGAATAACCCTCAAGTCCGTCCTTGATGGACCGTCACTCATGATAGTGACGGTGGAGGCCACCACGTCAAAGGGCCACGAGATGACACCCGAAGAGCTTCAGCGCGTCTACAAGGCATGTGATATGGTTATTGCCctcaacaaggccaagcagACTCTTGTCGAGTACGTGCAGTCGCGCATGAACATTTTTGCGCCAAACCTGACAGCCCTTGTTGGTTCTCTTACGGCCGCCCAACTCCTCAACGCGGCAGGCGGACTGACAGGTCTCTCCAAGACGCCTGCTTGCAACATCGCCTCTTGGGGatccaagaagaagcactCGGGGCTTGCTACGAACATAGGTGTTCGGCAGCAGGGCTACCTTTACAACTCGGAGATGATCCGAGGCATTCCCAGCGACTTGAAGAAGCAAGCCTTGAGAATCGTGTCAGCCAAGCTAGTTCTGGCTGCCCGGGTTGATCGCACACACTCCAGTCCTGACGGATCCACAGGAGAGGAGCTCAAATCAGCTTGTCTTGAACGCCTTGAGAAACTGACAGAGCCACCTCCCAACAAAGGACAGCGTGCGCTCCCTGTGCCAGACGACAAGCCATCCCGCAAGCGAGGTGGACGACGCGCTCGCAAGGCTAAGGAGGCTCTCGCTATGACTGATCTTCGCAAGCAACAAAACCGCAtggcatttggcaaggaggAGAGGGAGGTTGGATATGGCACTGGCGAGTCAACTGTTGGTATGGGAATGATTGGTCAGTCCAACGACGGCCGCATTCGCAGTACCCAGATCGACCAGCGCACACGCGCAAAGCTCAGTGCCAAAAACAAGGGCTGGGGCGGAAACAGCACCGTGGGTGGTGCTGCGTCGTCTATCGGTGGCTTTGGCCAAGCATCTAACATTGATCTACGAGGACGCGGCTTACGAGCCTCGGGAGTTGGCAGCACCATCGGTTCAGCAACCGGCACGGCATCGTCTTTGTCATTCACACCCGTCCAAGGTCTGGAGCTTGTTGACCCCAAGATGCAGGCAGAGCTCAgcaagaagcgcaaggccgAGGAGGACCGCTGGTTCAAGGGTGGCAGCTTCACACAGGTCGGGGGGTCGTCAAGTGGAAGCGTTTTCAAGGTGCCAGAGCTCCCAGCAGCCAAACGTGTCGATACAGGGTCAACCAAAACGAGTGCCTCAGCATCAAAATAATTATGGCCTCAGTATCATTCCTACACCACATGTTAACTTAGTGCTTTAGGGGTCACTACGTGGCTTGATTGTCATGGGAAAGTTCAGCGCTGTCATGGGAAAGCGGACATTtgcatcatcatgatcatcgCCGATGgtgatcatgatgatcatgtATTACAACAGCTTGCGGTTCGGGGAACCGGTCCTGCAGCGACCCCGCGCGCAGCATTGCTACCAACTACGACGATCAGCGAGGAATAGTTGAAGAGTGCACGGTAAGAAACAGACGGATATTTCATTCGGGCAGGTGTTTGGCGAAAACGGCGTTTCAGGGAGAGGATCTACGAGTCCCAGGAGCGGAGTAGCATGGGAAAGTAATTAGCTCTCTATCTCTGGTAGTTTCGAATGGCTCTGGCTGGTTACAACATGCTGTCCTTGATCCGGAATGTGATTAAACACGAGACCGTAATGTTGAGAAACCGGCTTGGACAAAGCTCGAAACTAAGGCAAAGTCGTTGGTAGATTCAAGTTTGCCGTACAGTACTCCGTGCAGTCCAGTAGTTGACACGGGCACCAGGGTGTTTAATCCAAAAACGGGCTGACCAAGGAAAAATATAAATCACAAATCTCGATCGATCGACAGTGATCAGCAAAGTTCACCATCAACGTGACCTGTCAAACGGGAAACATGGCCGTAGCATATTGGTCCTTTCTCTCACTGAAAGGATTCTACGTCGCATCGCGAGAGGCCCTTTGTGCTGTGCATATTCCTTTCGCAGTTACACTAGGGTCGTGTTCCTAGATTCCGGACGTACGTTGTTGACATGGCGCGGCCGTTTTTTGCTCTTCAGGCTGAGGTCAAAACAAGTCCCAAGTTGCCTATCAAGGACGGACTCGTCAGTCACAGCCACAGTTACAGGGTAACAGTACAGTAGTAGCTGATGGCCCTGTTCTTGTCTCGACAAGGATACCGGCACACCGCCAGAAACATCTGTTTCAGGGTATCGAGATATGAGAATTTTGTCTCAGTACTCTTTACGACACATTGCTCCTCCAGCTGTTACAATGCCACATATTGGAACAGACGAGCAAAGTTGGCATGGCGCACCCTCAATGCCGGGCCTGATTGATCGAGCACCCCTTTGCTTGTTTCCAAGGGATCCATGGTGGCATGGTGACGCAAAGAATGTTGATATACAACAGCCTGGACTTTGTCAGGATGAAAAGGCGATGCCACCATACACATCAGAAAGAaaagggggggggggggcgGTAGAGAGCACCAGGTTGTCTGGGGTTGTCTATCCTGGAAAGGATAGTTAACGCATGCGATGTTGTGGGTTAGGTTAGCCGAGAAGAGGATTACCGAATGGATATAGTTGCATTGCGCGGTTGACATTGAGATTTCGTGTGGGAAGATATTATGACGACTTTGGTGACATGTTATTCTATTGCTTCCTGAGTAGCTCATGTATGTGTAAACATTAtatgaaaaaaaaaaaaacagaaaaaacagaaaaaaaaagaaaaaaaacaCCATCATGTTACCATGTCACCATGTCACCATGTCACCATCAAAGCAACACGAAGCGGAGAAAATACAAGGATCGGTAAACTCTACTATCGTGAACGAATTTACATAGCTATAAATTCTTCGACCTATAGATGATAAGAACTACCAAGTTGCTAAGACAAAACAACACAACATAGTAAAGGCCCATCAAGGAGAATGTAACCTTGTGTGGATTGGCATGTAAGTGGTGGAAACATATCGAAGTTGATGCCATACAAAAAGAAAGGCGGTGATAGCCTGGCACGCACTTGCATGATCCagagaag contains these protein-coding regions:
- a CDS encoding pre-mRNA-splicing factor clf-1 (At least one base has a quality score < 10), which translates into the protein MESSRGPPRVKNKAAAPVQISAEQLLREAVDRQEVGVQAPTQRFADLEELHEFQGRKRKEFEDYVRRNRLNLNNWLRYAQWELEQKEFARARSVFERALDAHPNNVQLWIRYIESEMKARNINHARNLLDRAVARLPRVDKLWYKYVYMEEMLGNIPGTRQVFDRWMQWQPDEAAWSSYIKLEKRYGEFERAREIFRTFTMIHPEPRNWIKWAKFEEEFGTSDQVREVFGEAVEALGDDFVDEKLFIAYARFEAKLKEYERARAIYKYALDRLPRSRSMILHKAYTTFEKQFGDKDGVEDVVLSKRRVYYEELIKENPKNYDAWFDYAKLEETSQDSDRIRDIYERAVAQVPPTLEKRHWRRYIYLWIFYAIWEEMEGQDVERTRQIYDTCLGLIPHKRFTFAKIWLMAAHFEIRQGELTAARKLLGRAIGMCPKDKIFNGYVDLERKLFEFVRCRTLYEKHIEYNPANCQTWIKFAELERGLDDLDRTRAIFELAVQQQQLDMPELLWKAYIDFEEEEGEYERTRDLYERLLEKTDHVKVWISYAHFEINIPEDEEEEGDEEQPVSEEAKERARKVFKRAHRSMRDRDLKEECVSLLNAWLSFERTHGSVEDVEAVQKQMPRKTKRRRKLDDDSWEEYIDYVFPADDKQAADVSNLLAMAQSWKQQAGGGLGA
- a CDS encoding hypothetical protein (At least one base has a quality score < 10), encoding MSTVADDLLNDFGSSGDEAEEELNDGLIKDEEATGNRDAMELDGDAETRDDEDSDDGLNDREDSEATKVKVEKMQLGGVKDVRSVASLMQTLEPILERIAHYRSQAATQTTNVGNIEDHPEYHLLTQSNSLSTQIDGEVVLVHKFIRDHYSTRFPELERLVTTPLEYAKVVAIIGNGPLDSESIKALQTSTDNPLGITLKSVLDGPSLMIVTVEATTSKGHEMTPEELQRVYKACDMVIALNKAKQTLVEYVQSRMNIFAPNLTALVGSLTAAQLLNAAGGLTGLSKTPACNIASWGSKKKHSGLATNIGVRQQGYLYNSEMIRGIPSDLKKQALRIVSAKLVLAARVDRTHSSPDGSTGEELKSACLERLEKLTEPPPNKGQRALPVPDDKPSRKRGGRRARKAKEALAMTDLRKQQNRMAFGKEEREVGYGTGESTVGMGMIGQSNDGRIRSTQIDQRTRAKLSAKNKGWGGNSTVGGAASSIGGFGQASNIDLRGRGLRASGVGSTIGSATGTASSLSFTPVQGLELVDPKMQAELSKKRKAEEDRWFKGGSFTQVGGSSSGSVFKVPELPAAKRVDTGSTKTSASASK